From the Ctenopharyngodon idella isolate HZGC_01 chromosome 3, HZGC01, whole genome shotgun sequence genome, one window contains:
- the cbx4 gene encoding E3 SUMO-protein ligase CBX4, whose protein sequence is MDLPAVGEHVFAVEGIEKKRLRKGRIEYLVKWRGWSAKYNTWEPEENILDPRLLVAFQNRERQEQMVGYRKRGPKPKHPLVQLPAFARRSSILGGLQDTSLDEENQPKVDSLQIHRSRPQHYQLNSKKHHQYQPSCKEISVEQHMSGKKKHFYQLNSKKHHHYQPDPKMYDTPLTGPKEVKGQDPSNKGWNLPPALQQKWIRNKDTGCLSKVKDLSIELKGLPDNANKAERALKTSAKEFALPNGISSKMKIIKNKNKNGRIVIVMSKYMDKGVHSSKVKNRDVSEVEMQHNEESTLINTDNLSDGETADQGEASENGSVENNKNLSSTNECVHENSLENIELPKDTPTETEQKVMDICDQPNSSPMAAKKAAPSHIDTRTNPLKRNLSERSEDVRNCKQFFSYRSISAPDTMLSSPQREPINLHYRGSHATRAYSYDFSDTIPEEPIDLSCGPTKTLKQCPTGEKVSGSSVQVEKTDSHLKPFVGNVIITDITTNCLTVTFKEYVQGE, encoded by the exons ATGGATCTACCTGCCGTCGGGGAGCATGTCTTCGCGGTGGAGGGCATCGAAAAGAAGCGCTTACGGAAG GGCAGAATCGAGTATCTGGTGAAGTGGCGAGGATGGTCAGCCAA ATATAACACATGGGAACCCGAGGAAAACATTCTTGATCCGCGCCTTCTTGTCGCTTTCCAAAACAG AGAAAGGCAGGAGCAAATGGTGGGATATCGAAAAAGAGGACCTAAACCCAAACACCCCCTGGTCCAG CTTCCTGCGTTTGCTCGTAGATCAAGCATCCTGGGTGGTCTTCAGGACACATCACTGGATGAGGAGAACCAGCCCAAAGTGGATTCCCTCCAGATCCACCGCTCACGGCCGCAGCACTACCAGCTGAACAGTAAAAAACACCATCAGTACCAGCCCAGCTGCAAGGAGATATCCGTTGAACAACATATGAGCGGGAAAAAGAAACACTTTTACCAGCTGAACAGCAAGAAACATCATCACTACCAGCCAGACCCTAAGATGTATGACACGCCACTCACGGGACCCAAAGAGGTTAAGGGTCAAGACCCTTCCAACAAAGGTTGGAACCTCCCTCCAGCCTTGCAACAGAAGTGGATTCGGAACAAAGACACCGGCTGCCTGAGTAAAGTGAAAGATCTGTCTATCGAGCTCAAGGGTCTGCCGGATAACGCTAACAAAGCGGAGCGGGCACTCAAAACGAGCGCCAAAGAGTTTGCGCTTCCTAATGGCATCAGCAGCAAGATGAAAATAAtcaagaacaaaaacaaaaacggCCGGATTGTGATTGTAATGAGCAAATACATGGACAAAGGTGTGCATTCATCCAAAGTAAAAAACAGGGACGTTTCTGAAGTGGAAATGCAACACAATGAGGAATCTACACTGATTAATACGGACAATCTGTCTGATGGTGAAACGGCAGATCAAGGAGAAGCCAGTGAGAATGGTTCTGTTGAGAACAATAAGAATCTTTCTTCTACTAATGAATGTGTTCATGAAAACTCCCTCGAAAATATTGAACTTCCAAAAGATACGCCCACAGAGACTGAACAAAAAGTGATGGATATATGCGACCAACCAAACTCTTCACCCATGGCAGCAAAGAAAGCTGCCCCATCCCACATTGACACCAGAACCAATCCCCTTAAGAGGAACCTGTCAGAACGCAGTGAGGATGTGAGAAACTGTAAGCAGTTCTTCAGCTACAGGAGCATCAGTGCACCAGACACCATGCTTTCTTCCCCTCAGAGAGAACCTATAAACCTGCATTACAGAGGCAGTCACGCCACCAGAGCGTATAGTTATGACTTTAGCGACACCATTCCCGAAGAGCCTATTGATTTGAGCTGTGGTCCAACCAAAACTCTAAAACAGTGTCCTACAGGGGAGAAGGTTTCAGGAAGCTCAGTGCAAGTGGAGAAAACAGACAGCCATTTGAAACCGTTTGTGGGTAACGTTATCATCACAGATATCACTACGAACTGCTTAACTGTGACCTTTAAGGAATACGTTCAAGGAGAATGA